The Brachyspira hyodysenteriae ATCC 27164 sequence AACATCTTTCTTATTATAATATATATCGAAAGCTAAGTCCATAGTATCAACGAAACTTTTTACAGAATATTCATCGAAAACAAATCCTGTAGCTTTATTAACACTTTTATTTCCGCTGTAATTGATAACTGTATCTTTAAGTCCGCCTACTGCATGAACTATAGGAATACTTCCATATTTCATACTATATATCTGATTAAGTCCGCAAGGCTCGAAACGGCTAGGCATTAAATACATATCGCTTCCTGCTGTTAATCTATGTGCTAATGATTCATCAAAGGTAAATAGTATCTTTATATTTTTAGCTCTGCCTGCTCTTTTAGTGAATTCATTTTCAAAATCTTTGAAATAATTATTCTTACTGAATAGAAAAATAAAATTAGCATCATAAGTAGAAATTTCAAAGAATGAAGAATATATCAAATCAAGTCCTTTCTGAGGATCGAATCTTGATATCATAGTTACAAGAGGATAATTTTTATTTGAAAAGCCTAGTTCTTTATATAAAGAATTTCTTATTAGTTTTTTCTTTTCTACTGAATTAATATCATAATTATTTTTTATAAGTTTATCAGTTGCAGGATTCCAAGATTCATAATGAATTCCATTAAGTACTCCGTATAATTTATGAGATATTCCCTCAAGAAGACTATTCATTCCGCATCCGAATTCTTCTCCCTGTATCTCTTTAGAATAAGAAGGACTTACTGTTGTAACTATATCTGAAAGTATAATACCAGCTTTAATGAAACTTACATTTCCATAAAACTCCAATCTGCTATGCACAAAAAATTTCCAAGATACATTAAGAAGTGTATATATATCCACAGAAAAATTTCCCTGATAAGCTAAATTATGAATAGTAAACATTACTTTTAATTTCTTCAAAGCATCTTCATTATTATAAACTTCTTTTATATAGAGAGCTATCAAAGCTGTCTGCCAATCATGAATATGAACTATATCTAATTTGAAATTTTCTTTTTTATATAAATAAATTATTAATTGAACAGCTGCCTTTGAAAAGAATATGAATCTGCTGGCATTATCTGAATAATCAATGCCATTTTCAGAATATAATCCGTCTCTTTTAAAGAAATTATCCTGTTTTATAAAATAGATATTAACATTATCATTCTCAGGATGCTTTATTCTGGCTACTTCAGTTTTTATTATTTCTTTTCCATGCTCTATTTCAAATTCAGCTATGATATCTTTTTTGCTTACTAATTTATAATTCTGTTTATATAAAGGTATTACCAAAGATGCATTAACATTAGAAGAGCCTACTTTAATGGAAGATAATTCCAGAGGCAGACTTCCGGCAATATCTCCCAAACCTCCTGTTTTAGAAAATGGATATGCTTCGCTGGATACCATAAATATATTCATAAATTACTTCCATAAATATTTTTAGTATACTATAGTTATATATCTTTTGGGCTGAAAAATCAAGTAATTTATTTTTATAATATAATGACAAAGTAATATATAATTTTTTACCATAAATTTATAATATTGTTATTATTTAATAAGTATAAAATATAACAGGAAAAAACATGAAATATTTTAAAGAATTAATAAAAAATTACAAAGTATCTAAAGAAAGTCAATTAACAAAGGAATGTTTGAATACAGAAATAAAAGGAGCAGCATACGATTCAAGATTAATAAAGAAAAATTATTTATTCGTTGCAATAAAGGGATTAAAAGATGATGGACATAAATATATAGAAAGTGCTATAAATAATAAAGCATCAATTATAATATATGATAATACTGCTGATAAAGAGTTTATAAAAAAATTACAAGATAATTATAAAGATGTACATTTTGTTGCTGTGAAAAATCCTAGAGAATGTTTAGCATATATCTCAGCAAAATTATTCGATGAGCCTACAAAAAAAATAAACACAATAGGCATAACAGGAACTAATGGAAAAACTACTACAACATATTTATTAAAATCAGTACTTGAAGCAAATAAAAATAAAACAACTTTAATAGGCACTATCAAAAATATGATAGGTAAAACAGAAATAAAAACTAATCTCACCACTCCTGAATCTATTGATTTAGAAAGTATATTCGATAAATCATTAAAAAAAGGTATATCTCATATAGTTATGGAATCATCATCTCAGGCACTAGCTATGAACAGATGTGATTATTTGAATTATGATACAGCAATCTTTACTAATATCACAGAAGATCATCTTGATTATCATGGAGATATGCAGAATTATCTTAAAGCAAAATTAAAATTATTTTCATTATTAAAAGAAAGCAGTAAAAAGAAAAAATTAGCAATAGTTAATATAGATACTGATCATTTTAAACAAATATCTAATTATATAAAAAAACTTGGAATAAAAATGGTTACTTACGGAATTAATGAAAAAGCTGACTATTATGGAAAAGTTATTTCATTAAATTCTAAAAATACAGAATATGAATTCTATGCTAAAGGAAAACTTATATCAAAAGTAAAATTATCAATGCTTGGAAGATTCAATATTTTAAACTCGCTTTCAATTTTAGCTTATGTTTGTGAAAATAAATTGGATATAGAAAAGTCAATAAAGGCTATGAGAAAAGTACAGGTAGAAGGAAGATTCGAAATAGTAACTAAAGAAAAACATCCTTTTATAGTGGCCGTTGACTATTCACATACACCGGACAGTTTAGAAAATATTTTAGTAGAAGCTAAAAAATTAAATCCAAACAGAGTTATAGCAGTATTCGGATGCGGAGGCGACAGAGATAGAAAGAAGCGTCCTATAATGGCGGAAATAGCTGAAAAATATGCTGATATAGCTATACTTACAACTGATAATCAAAGAACTGAAGATATTAATCAGATAATGAATGATATTGAAAAAGGATTCAAAAATAATAATTATAAAAAAATTATTGACAGAAAAGAAGCAATATTTGAAGCAGTAAAAGAAGCTAAAGAAAATGATATAATAATAATAGCCGGAAAAGGACATGAAACTTATCAAATATTCCCTGATAAAACAATACATTTCGATGACAGAGAAGAAGCAAGAGAAGCTTTAAAAAAGTATTATCCTAATGTTTAAAAAAATATGAGCAGACAAATAATTAAATTATATTGCCTGCTCATTTATGTATATGAATTATATAATTACATTCCAAACATACCAAGTATAGAAACAAGTATATAGTCAGTTATAAGTATTATCATAAAACTATAAACAACGCTTGTAGTAGTAGCCTTACCTACTCCCTCAGCACCGCCTGAAGTTCTAAATCCATAGAAACAAGATATAAGCATAACTTCAGCACCGAATATAGTAGACTTTATCAAACTTCCTATAAAATCCCCTACACTAATAACGGCAATAGCTCTATCAAAATAATGCATAGGATCGCTTCGTAAAACAAATACTGTAACAACAGCACCTCCCAAAACCCCTATAACATCCGCAGAAACTGTAAGCATAGGAAGTGATATAACAGCAGCCCAGAAACGAGGAACGGCAACATATTCTATAGGATTAGTATATAAAGTTTTTAAAGCATCCAACTGCTCACTTACCTGCATAGTACCAATCTCAGCAGTAACAGAACTTCCAACCCTTCCTGCAAATATCAATGCGAGAAGCATAGGAGATAATTCCTTAACCATAGCTTTACCAACCATAGAACCTACAAATTGAGATATACCTTTCAATACACTGTCAAGAACTACGGCTATCTGTAATGACATAACCATTCCTGTACAAAGTACCGTAACAGCAGCAACAACAAAAGAATCAACACCCATTCTTATTATCTGTTCTTTTAAAAGTTTAAAAGAAAATGTAGGTCTGAATGTATATCTAAATACTTCTATCATAAGAGT is a genomic window containing:
- a CDS encoding UDP-N-acetylmuramoyl-L-alanyl-D-glutamate--2,6-diaminopimelate ligase; this translates as MKYFKELIKNYKVSKESQLTKECLNTEIKGAAYDSRLIKKNYLFVAIKGLKDDGHKYIESAINNKASIIIYDNTADKEFIKKLQDNYKDVHFVAVKNPRECLAYISAKLFDEPTKKINTIGITGTNGKTTTTYLLKSVLEANKNKTTLIGTIKNMIGKTEIKTNLTTPESIDLESIFDKSLKKGISHIVMESSSQALAMNRCDYLNYDTAIFTNITEDHLDYHGDMQNYLKAKLKLFSLLKESSKKKKLAIVNIDTDHFKQISNYIKKLGIKMVTYGINEKADYYGKVISLNSKNTEYEFYAKGKLISKVKLSMLGRFNILNSLSILAYVCENKLDIEKSIKAMRKVQVEGRFEIVTKEKHPFIVAVDYSHTPDSLENILVEAKKLNPNRVIAVFGCGGDRDRKKRPIMAEIAEKYADIAILTTDNQRTEDINQIMNDIEKGFKNNNYKKIIDRKEAIFEAVKEAKENDIIIIAGKGHETYQIFPDKTIHFDDREEAREALKKYYPNV
- a CDS encoding glycogen synthase — its product is MNIFMVSSEAYPFSKTGGLGDIAGSLPLELSSIKVGSSNVNASLVIPLYKQNYKLVSKKDIIAEFEIEHGKEIIKTEVARIKHPENDNVNIYFIKQDNFFKRDGLYSENGIDYSDNASRFIFFSKAAVQLIIYLYKKENFKLDIVHIHDWQTALIALYIKEVYNNEDALKKLKVMFTIHNLAYQGNFSVDIYTLLNVSWKFFVHSRLEFYGNVSFIKAGIILSDIVTTVSPSYSKEIQGEEFGCGMNSLLEGISHKLYGVLNGIHYESWNPATDKLIKNNYDINSVEKKKLIRNSLYKELGFSNKNYPLVTMISRFDPQKGLDLIYSSFFEISTYDANFIFLFSKNNYFKDFENEFTKRAGRAKNIKILFTFDESLAHRLTAGSDMYLMPSRFEPCGLNQIYSMKYGSIPIVHAVGGLKDTVINYSGNKSVNKATGFVFDEYSVKSFVDTMDLAFDIYYNKKDVWDKLIFNAMGKDYSLHKTVLEYTKLYKKLLNTEK
- a CDS encoding MlaE family ABC transporter permease encodes the protein MELFDMKIELRKGVKNKITYFLATLGEFATLMIEVFRYTFRPTFSFKLLKEQIIRMGVDSFVVAAVTVLCTGMVMSLQIAVVLDSVLKGISQFVGSMVGKAMVKELSPMLLALIFAGRVGSSVTAEIGTMQVSEQLDALKTLYTNPIEYVAVPRFWAAVISLPMLTVSADVIGVLGGAVVTVFVLRSDPMHYFDRAIAVISVGDFIGSLIKSTIFGAEVMLISCFYGFRTSGGAEGVGKATTTSVVYSFMIILITDYILVSILGMFGM